In Streptomyces sp. NBC_00091, the following proteins share a genomic window:
- the nusB gene encoding transcription antitermination factor NusB: MAARSNARKRAFQILFEADQRGVSVREVLADWIRHARSDDRQPPVSAFTMDLVEGYADKVNRIDELIITYAVDWDLDRMPVVDRNILRLGAYELIWVDETPDAVAIDEAVQLAKEFSTDDSPSFVNGLLGRFKDLKPSLRRGE, from the coding sequence GTGGCTGCCCGGAGCAACGCGCGCAAGCGCGCATTCCAGATCCTCTTCGAGGCCGACCAGCGCGGGGTGTCCGTGCGCGAGGTCCTCGCGGACTGGATCCGCCACGCGCGGTCCGACGACCGGCAGCCGCCGGTCAGCGCCTTCACGATGGACCTCGTCGAGGGGTACGCCGACAAGGTGAACCGCATCGACGAGCTGATCATCACCTACGCCGTGGACTGGGACCTCGACCGCATGCCGGTCGTCGACCGGAACATCCTGCGGCTGGGTGCCTACGAGCTGATCTGGGTCGACGAGACCCCGGACGCCGTGGCGATCGACGAGGCCGTGCAGCTGGCCAAGGAGTTCTCCACGGACGACTCGCCCTCGTTCGTGAACGGCCTCCTGGGCCGCTTCAAGGACCTGAAGCCGAGCCTGCGCCGGGGCGAGTAG